A segment of the Aureimonas sp. SA4125 genome:
TGGAACAGATTATCGGCAAGGCGCAGAATACACTCTGAGACGGATGGAATTTCTGGGAACGAGGAAGTCGGCAGGTCGTCTGGCAATGATGCGGCCTGCGGCGACCCGGGGCACCACCAGTCGCGAGGTGTCACACCCGTTTTGCCAAGCTCTGCTATCGTGGCCTTCTATGCACGGAATGCGTGCCGTTGACCGAATCTCGGCAGACCGCATCCTCCCGCGCATTCCCTTGTCCGCGCTCCCGCGCATCATGCCGAGCCATGCCCCTTGGCCGGCTTGAGCGCGCATGCCACAACCGTCCCATGGTGCGGCGCGGTATCATCCGGCCGCGTCGCCGGGACGCCAAAGGCGCACGCCACGCTTTGAGAGGATACCCCGATGGACGTCGCCGTGTTCAGCGCCAAGCCCTACGACCGCACGTTTCTGGACGCCGCCGGCGCGTCGCGCCATCGCCTGCGCTATCTCGAGGCGCATCTCTCCCCGGCCACCGCCATTCTGGCGCAGGGCGCCGGTGCGGTCTGCGCCTTCGTCAACGACACGGTCGACGCCGCCGTCCTTGCCGAGTTCCAGCGCCTTGGCGTCGGGCTCGTGGCGCTGCGCTCGGCTGGCTTCAACAATGTCGATCTCGCCGCCGCCCGCGAGGCCGGGATCGCCGTCGCACGCGTCCCGGCCTATTCGCCGGAAGCCGTCGCCGAGCACACGGTGGCGCTGATCCTCTCGCTCGACCGCAACATCCATCGCGCCTATTCGCGTGTGCGGGAGGGCAATTTCGCGCTCGACGGGCTGATGGGGTTCAACCTCCACGGCCGCACGGTCGGCATCGTCGGCACCGGGCGCATCGGCCTCGGCGTCATCCGCATCATGCTCGGTTTCGGCTGCCGGGTGCTCGCCTACGACCCCTACCCCGATCCCGCAACGGCCGCGCTCGGCGCCGTTCACGTGCCCCTCGCCGAACTCATCGCGACATCCGACATCATCAGCCTGCACTGCCCGCTGACGCCCGAGACGCACCACCTCATCGACGCCAATGCGATCGCCGCGATGAAGCGCGGCGTGATGCTGATCAACACCAGCCGCGGTGGCATCATCGACACCCGGGCCGTCGTCGAGGGCCTCAAGGATGGCGCGATCGGCCATCTCGGCCTCGACGTCTACGAGGAGGAGGCGGATCTCTTCTTCGAGGACCTGTCCGACCAGGTGATCCGCGACGACGTCTTCGCGCGCCTGCAGACCTTTCCGAACGTCCTCATCACCGGCCACCAGGGTTTTTTCACCGCCGAGGCGCTGAGCGCCATTGCGGAGACGACGATCGCCAACATCACCGCCTTCGAGGAGACGGGGGAGCCGCTCCACCCGGTGGCCGCCCCACCGCCCGCCTGACCAAAGACCTCGGAGCGCCCGGCAGCGGCCCCCGGGACGTCAGCCCTTCTTTCCCGCC
Coding sequences within it:
- a CDS encoding 2-hydroxyacid dehydrogenase is translated as MDVAVFSAKPYDRTFLDAAGASRHRLRYLEAHLSPATAILAQGAGAVCAFVNDTVDAAVLAEFQRLGVGLVALRSAGFNNVDLAAAREAGIAVARVPAYSPEAVAEHTVALILSLDRNIHRAYSRVREGNFALDGLMGFNLHGRTVGIVGTGRIGLGVIRIMLGFGCRVLAYDPYPDPATAALGAVHVPLAELIATSDIISLHCPLTPETHHLIDANAIAAMKRGVMLINTSRGGIIDTRAVVEGLKDGAIGHLGLDVYEEEADLFFEDLSDQVIRDDVFARLQTFPNVLITGHQGFFTAEALSAIAETTIANITAFEETGEPLHPVAAPPPA